Proteins found in one Mus musculus strain NOD/ShiLtJ chromosome 17 genomic contig, GRCm38.p6 alternate locus group NOD/ShiLtJ MMCHR17_CHORI29_IDD16_1 genomic segment:
- the Rpl10a gene encoding 60S ribosomal protein L10a isoform 2 (isoform 2 is encoded by transcript variant 2): MDIEALKKLNKNKKLVKKLAKKYDAFLASESLIKQIPRILGPGLNKAGKFPSLLTHNENMVAKVDEVKSTIKFQMKKVLCLAVAVGHVKMTDDELVYNIHLAVNFLVSLLKKNWQNVRALYIKSTMGKPQRLY, translated from the exons ATGGACATCGAGGCGCTCAAGAAGCTTAACAAAAACAAGAAGTTGGTCAAGAAGCTGG CTAAGAAGTACGATGCCTTTTTGGCCTCTGAGTCTCTGATTAAGCAGATCCCACGTATCCTGGGCCCAGGCCTAAACAAGGCTGGCAAGTTCCCCTCCCTGCTGACACACAATGAAAACATGGTGGCCAAAGTGGATGAGGTGAAATCGACAATCAAGTTCCAGATGAAGAAG GTGCTGTGTTTGGCCGTCGCTGTTGGCCACGTGAAGATGACCGATGATGAGCTAGTCTACAACATTCATCTGGCTGTCAATTTCTTGGTGTCCTTGCTTAAGAAAAACTGGCAAAACGTGCGGGCTCTGTACATCAAGAGCACCATGGGCAAGCCCCAGCGTCTGTATTAG
- the Tead3 gene encoding transcriptional enhancer factor TEF-5 isoform 1 (isoform 1 is encoded by transcript variant 1): MQLGGLARRGSGHPGGSGPEPKATSTIASNSWTANSSPGEAREDGSEGLDKGLDNDAEGVWSPDIEQSFQEALAIYPPCGRRKIILSDEGKMYGRNELIARYIKLRTGKTRTRKQVSSHIQVLARKKVREYQVGIKAMNLDQVSKDKALQSMASMSSAQIVSASVLQNKFSPPSPLPQAVFSSSSRFWSSPPLLGQQPGPSQDIKPFAQPAYPIQPPLPPALNSYESLAPLPPAAASATASAPAWQDRTIASSRLRLLEYSAFMEVQRDPDTYSKHLFVHIGQTNPAFSDPPLEAVDVRQIYDKFPEKKGGLKELYEKGPPNAFFLVKFWADLNSTIQEGPGAFYGVSSQYSSADSMTISVSTKVCSFGKQVVEKVETEYARLENGRFVYRIHRSPMCEYMINFIHKLKHLPEKYMMNSVLENFTILQVVTSRDSQETLLVIAFVFEVSTSEHGAQHHVYKLVKD, translated from the exons ATGCAACTCGGAGGCCTCGCGCGCAGAG GCTCAGGCCATCCAGGGGGCTCAGGCCCAGAGCCCAAAGCAACCAGCACAATAGCGTCCAACAGCTGGACCGCCAACAGCAGCCCCGGGGAGGCCCGGGAAGATGGGTCCGAAGGCCTGGACAAGGGTCTGGACAACGATGCGGAGGGAGTGTGGAGCCCGGACATCGAGCAGAGCTTTCAGGAGGCCCTGGCCATCTACCCGCCTTGCGGACGGCGCAAGATCATCCTGTCAGATGAGGGCAAGATGTACG GTCGAAATGAGCTGATTGCCCGCTACATCAAGCTGAGGACTGGAAAAACCAGGACAAGAAAacag GTGTCCAGCCACATACAGGTTCTAGCTCGGAAGAAGGTTCGGGAATACCAGGTTGGCATTAAG GCTATGAACCTG GACCAAGTCTCCAAGGACAAAGCTCTCCAGAGCATGGCATCCATGTCGTCTGCCCAAATCGTCTCTGCCAGCgttctacagaacaagttcagcCCGCCCTCCCCTCTACCCCAGgctgtcttctcctcctcctcaagg TTCTGGAGCAGCCCCCCTCTGCTAGGACAACAGCCTGGACCTTCTCAGGA CATCAAGCCCTTTGCCCAGCCTGCCTACCCCATCCAGCCTCCCTTGCCACCAGCGCTCAACA GTTATGAGTCCCTCGCCCCGCTGCCCCCAGCCGCTGCCTCAGCCACCGCCTCTGCGCCTGCATGGCAGGACCGCACCATCGCCTCCTCCCGGCTACGCCTCCTGGAGTATTCTGCCTTCATGGAGGTGCAACGGGACCCTGACACG TACAGCAAACACCTGTTTGTACACATCGGCCAGACAAACCCTGCCTTCTCAGACCCACCCCTGGAGGCAGTGGATGTACGACAGATCTACGACAAGTTCCCCGAGAAGAAGGGGGGGCTGAAGGAACTCTACGAGAAGGGGCCCCCGAACGCTTTCTTCCTTGTCAAGTTCTGG gctgacctcaacagCACAATCCAGGAAGGCCCTGGGGCCTTCTACGGGGTCAGCTCGCAGTACAGCTCAGCCGACAGCATGACCATCAGCGTCTCCACCAAGGTCTGCTCCTTCGGCAAGCAGGTGGTAGAGAAGGTGGAG ACCGAGTACGCCCGCCTGGAGAACGGCCGCTTCGTGTACCGCATCCACCGCTCACCCATGTGCGAGTACATGATCAATTTCATCCACAAACTGAAGCATCTGCCCGAGAAGTACATGATGAACAGTGTGCTGGAGAACTTCACCATCCTGCAG GTGGTCACAAGTCGGGACTCGCAGGAGACCCTGCTGGTCATTGCTTTTGTCTTTGAAGTCTCCACCAGCGAGCATGGGGCGCAGCACCACGTCTACAAGCTTGTCAAAGACTAG
- the Rpl10a gene encoding 60S ribosomal protein L10a isoform 1 (isoform 1 is encoded by transcript variant 1), with amino-acid sequence MSSKVSRDTLYEAVREVLHGNQRKRRKFLETVELQISLKNYDPQKDKRFSGTVRLKSTPRPKFSVCVLGDQQHCDEAKAVDIPHMDIEALKKLNKNKKLVKKLAKKYDAFLASESLIKQIPRILGPGLNKAGKFPSLLTHNENMVAKVDEVKSTIKFQMKKVLCLAVAVGHVKMTDDELVYNIHLAVNFLVSLLKKNWQNVRALYIKSTMGKPQRLY; translated from the exons ATGAG CAGCAAAGTCTCACGCGACACCCTGTACGAGGCGGTGCGGGAAGTCCTGCACGGGAACCAGCGCAAGCGCCGCAA GTTTCTGGAGACGGTGGAGCTGCAGATCAGCCTGAAGAACTACGACCCTCAGAAGGACAAACGTTTCTCGGGCACCGTCAG GCTCAAGTCCACCCCACGCCCCAAGTTCTCGGTGTGCGTTCTGGGGGACCAGCAGCACTGTGATGAAGCCAAGGCCGTGGATATCCCCCACATGGACATCGAGGCGCTCAAGAAGCTTAACAAAAACAAGAAGTTGGTCAAGAAGCTGG CTAAGAAGTACGATGCCTTTTTGGCCTCTGAGTCTCTGATTAAGCAGATCCCACGTATCCTGGGCCCAGGCCTAAACAAGGCTGGCAAGTTCCCCTCCCTGCTGACACACAATGAAAACATGGTGGCCAAAGTGGATGAGGTGAAATCGACAATCAAGTTCCAGATGAAGAAG GTGCTGTGTTTGGCCGTCGCTGTTGGCCACGTGAAGATGACCGATGATGAGCTAGTCTACAACATTCATCTGGCTGTCAATTTCTTGGTGTCCTTGCTTAAGAAAAACTGGCAAAACGTGCGGGCTCTGTACATCAAGAGCACCATGGGCAAGCCCCAGCGTCTGTATTAG
- the Tead3 gene encoding transcriptional enhancer factor TEF-5 isoform 2 (isoform 2 is encoded by transcript variant 2; non-AUG (AUA) translation initiation codon; The RefSeq protein has 1 substitution compared to this genomic sequence) — protein sequence MASNSWTANSSPGEAREDGSEGLDKGLDNDAEGVWSPDIEQSFQEALAIYPPCGRRKIILSDEGKMYGRNELIARYIKLRTGKTRTRKQVSSHIQVLARKKVREYQVGIKAMNLDQVSKDKALQSMASMSSAQIVSASVLQNKFSPPSPLPQAVFSSSSRFWSSPPLLGQQPGPSQDIKPFAQPAYPIQPPLPPALNSYESLAPLPPAAASATASAPAWQDRTIASSRLRLLEYSAFMEVQRDPDTYSKHLFVHIGQTNPAFSDPPLEAVDVRQIYDKFPEKKGGLKELYEKGPPNAFFLVKFWADLNSTIQEGPGAFYGVSSQYSSADSMTISVSTKVCSFGKQVVEKVETEYARLENGRFVYRIHRSPMCEYMINFIHKLKHLPEKYMMNSVLENFTILQVVTSRDSQETLLVIAFVFEVSTSEHGAQHHVYKLVKD from the exons ATAGCGTCCAACAGCTGGACCGCCAACAGCAGCCCCGGGGAGGCCCGGGAAGATGGGTCCGAAGGCCTGGACAAGGGTCTGGACAACGATGCGGAGGGAGTGTGGAGCCCGGACATCGAGCAGAGCTTTCAGGAGGCCCTGGCCATCTACCCGCCTTGCGGACGGCGCAAGATCATCCTGTCAGATGAGGGCAAGATGTACG GTCGAAATGAGCTGATTGCCCGCTACATCAAGCTGAGGACTGGAAAAACCAGGACAAGAAAacag GTGTCCAGCCACATACAGGTTCTAGCTCGGAAGAAGGTTCGGGAATACCAGGTTGGCATTAAG GCTATGAACCTG GACCAAGTCTCCAAGGACAAAGCTCTCCAGAGCATGGCATCCATGTCGTCTGCCCAAATCGTCTCTGCCAGCgttctacagaacaagttcagcCCGCCCTCCCCTCTACCCCAGgctgtcttctcctcctcctcaagg TTCTGGAGCAGCCCCCCTCTGCTAGGACAACAGCCTGGACCTTCTCAGGA CATCAAGCCCTTTGCCCAGCCTGCCTACCCCATCCAGCCTCCCTTGCCACCAGCGCTCAACA GTTATGAGTCCCTCGCCCCGCTGCCCCCAGCCGCTGCCTCAGCCACCGCCTCTGCGCCTGCATGGCAGGACCGCACCATCGCCTCCTCCCGGCTACGCCTCCTGGAGTATTCTGCCTTCATGGAGGTGCAACGGGACCCTGACACG TACAGCAAACACCTGTTTGTACACATCGGCCAGACAAACCCTGCCTTCTCAGACCCACCCCTGGAGGCAGTGGATGTACGACAGATCTACGACAAGTTCCCCGAGAAGAAGGGGGGGCTGAAGGAACTCTACGAGAAGGGGCCCCCGAACGCTTTCTTCCTTGTCAAGTTCTGG gctgacctcaacagCACAATCCAGGAAGGCCCTGGGGCCTTCTACGGGGTCAGCTCGCAGTACAGCTCAGCCGACAGCATGACCATCAGCGTCTCCACCAAGGTCTGCTCCTTCGGCAAGCAGGTGGTAGAGAAGGTGGAG ACCGAGTACGCCCGCCTGGAGAACGGCCGCTTCGTGTACCGCATCCACCGCTCACCCATGTGCGAGTACATGATCAATTTCATCCACAAACTGAAGCATCTGCCCGAGAAGTACATGATGAACAGTGTGCTGGAGAACTTCACCATCCTGCAG GTGGTCACAAGTCGGGACTCGCAGGAGACCCTGCTGGTCATTGCTTTTGTCTTTGAAGTCTCCACCAGCGAGCATGGGGCGCAGCACCACGTCTACAAGCTTGTCAAAGACTAG